One part of the Lemur catta isolate mLemCat1 chromosome 13, mLemCat1.pri, whole genome shotgun sequence genome encodes these proteins:
- the RNF187 gene encoding E3 ubiquitin-protein ligase RNF187 — protein sequence MSTQGTEGWSTQLPGPCRRNIPRPDLVGGPHLCPRTAAGTLRGHEAARTWSVGAPLPGPARGTKLPGPAGWSAPLPGPAWGTELPGPAGWSAPPPGARPRARSRRWCRRRQGPRPRPGPALRPALWPPRPSLPAPSPAPPPAALALPAGPAEAACALCQRAPREPVRADCGHRFCRACVVRFWAEEDGPFPCPECADDCWQRAVEPGRPPLSRRLLALEEAAAAPARDGPASEAALQLLCRADAGPLCAACRMAAGPEPPEWEPRWRKALRGKENKGSVEIMKKDLNDARDLHGQAESAAAVWKGHVMDRRKKALTDYKKLRAFFAEEEEHFLQEAEKEEGVPEDELADPAERFRSLLQAVSELERKHRNLGLSMLLQ from the exons ATGTCCACGCAGG GAACCGAGGGGTGGAGCACGCAACTGCCAGGACCTTGTAGGCGGAACATACCGCGGCCGGACCTTGTGGGTGGACCGCACCTCTGCCCACGCACTGCAGCCGGGACCTTGCGGGGACACGAAGCTGCCAGGACTTGGTCCGTGGGCGCACCGCTGCCAGGACCTGCGAGGGGCACAAAGCTGCCAGGACCTGCGGGGTGGAGCGCACCGCTGCCAGGACCTGCGTGGGGCACAGAGCTGCCAGGACCTGCGGGGTGGAGCGCACCGCCGCCAGGAGCCCGCCCACGCGCGCGTTCCCGGCGTTGGTGTCGTCGTCGTCAGGGTCCTCGTCCCCGTCCCGGGCCAGCTCTCCGGCCCGCTCTCTGGCCGCCCCGGCCCTCTCTGCCCGCGCCCTcgccggccccgccgcccgcAGCCCTGGCGctccccgccggccccgccgAGGCCGCCTGTGCCCTGTGCCAGCGCGCGCCGCGGGAGCCGGTGCGTGCCGACTGCGGCCACCGCTTCTGCCGGGCGTGCGTGGTGCGCTTCTGGGCCGAGGAAGACGGGCCGTTCCCGTGCCCCGAGTGCGCCGACGACTGCTGGCAGCGCGCCGTGGAGCCCGGCCGCCCGCCGCTCAGCCGCCGCCTGCTGGCGCTCGAGGAGGCGGCCGCGGCGCCCGCGCGCGACGGGCCGGCCAGCGAGGCCGCGCTGCAGCTGCTGTGCCGCGCCGACGCCGGGCCGCTGTGCGCCGCCTGCCGCATGGCCGCGGGCCCCGAGCCGCCCGAGTGGGAGCCGCGCTGGAGGAAGGCGCTGCGCGGCAAG gagaacaaggGGTCCGTGGAAATCATGAAAAAAGACTTGAACGATGCCCGGGACCTGCACGGCCAGGCGGAGTCAGCGGCTGCCGTGTGGAAG GGACACGTGATGGACCGCAGGAAGAAGGCCCTGACTGACTACAAGAAGCTGCGGGCCTTCTTCGCTGAGGAGGAGGAGCACTTCCtgcaggaggctgagaaagaggAGGGCGTCCCGGAGGACGAGCTGGCTGACCCAGCCGAGCGGTTCCGGTCCCTGCTGCAGGCCGTGTCGGAGCTGGAGAGGAAGCACCgcaacctgggcctcagcatgctgcTGCAG TGA